ATCGAGCGCCACGGCGCTCAGACCTCCAGTTCGGCCGTTCGGTTGTGGATCGCTGATTCGACGTCGGCGGCGGTCTCGGTCGGCGTCGAGAGCTCCTCGAGCAGCCGGCTGTCGGCCACGCGAAGCGTCCTCGAATCGGCGTCGTACAGCAGCTCGAAGCCGACCCCGTCGGGGGACCGCCGAACGGACTCGATCGCGCGGACCCGTCGCCGTCTCGATCCGCCGTCCTCGTAGGCTTCCAAGGTCACGACGAGGTCCGTGTCCGCGAACGCCGACTCGGCGACGCCGAGGTCGGTGACGACGCGCTCTTTGACCGACTCGCCCCCGCCGCCGTGAATCGTCCCGAGCACCGTTCCGTCGGCCGCACCGACCCGCATTGCCTCGTAGAGCACCTTCGCCTCCTCGCCGCGAACCTCGCCGACGACCAACGCCCCGTCGCCGAGCCGAAGCGCCGTCCGGAGCGCCTCGGTCGCGGTGATCGACGCGCCGTCCCCGGTCGTCACGCGGAGCGGCTGGACGTCGCGGCCGTCACTCTGGAGCTCCGAAACCGGAAGTTCGGGTGTATCCTCGATGGCGACTGTCCGGACGTCGGGGGGAATCTCCCACAGAAGCGCCCCGAGCAGTGTCGTCTTGCCGGCCCCCCGCGAGCCGGCTAACAGCGTCGCAGCGCCGCGTTTGGTCGTCACAGAGAGAAACGCCGCGATCGACGCCGGGAGCGTCCCGTTGTCGACGAGGTCGGCGATCCGGAACGCCTCCTCGTCGTGGGCCCGGAACGTGAACCCGGTCCCGTCGCTCACTGGGTCGGTGACCCCGGCGATCCGAACCCGTCTACCGCCGGCGTCCGCGGTCGCGTCGAGCGTCGGGCTGGCCTGCGAAAACGCCCGCCCGCTCGACCGTCGGAACCGCGACGACAGCGCGGCGACGCCGTCCTCAGTGAGTCTGACGTTCGTCCGGAGCGTCTCGCCGCCACAGCGGACTCGAATTGGGTTCTCGGTGACGGGGGCGGTCGCGAACGCGTCGGTCACGTCCGGGTCAGCAAAGCAGTCCTCGAGGACCCCGAGTCCACGGGTATGCTTGCCGAGGGCGGCGGTCAACGTCTCGACCGGCTGTCCGGGGTCGGCGACCGACCTGACCGCCCGAGCGGGCGCGCGCTCGCCCCCTTCGATCGCGCCGCGGGCCAGCCGACCGTGTGCCGCGGCGAGCGTCGCGGTGTCCGCCGGGTCGAGACGGTGTTCGGCCGGCGTGAGGTGGTACGTCCCCATTTCAGTGGCCTCGTAGCGGCGGACGACCGCGCCAGTCTCGAGCTCGTAGCGGTCCCGTAACGTCGCTCCGACTGGGGGGCGCGTTGCGACGCGGGATTCCGCGACCGTCGGCCCGATCTGCGGGCGCAGTGCCGTTCGGTAGTCGCTCCCGAGGAAGGCCGCCAACCCGGTCTGGGCGACGAGCTCCGCGACCGGGCCGTTCCGCCCGGCCGCTGCCTGTGCCGCCCCGAGCGGGTCCGCCCGAGCGCGGTCGGCGAGCGCCTCGTCGTGAAACGACGCGGCGTCGGCGAAGCGGCCGGCGGCGACGAGGAAGCCGGCAGCACCGTCCTCGTAGGCCCGTTCGAACCCGTCCGACCGCGTCCGAACCGATTCGACGTCGCGCCGTTCGAGCGCTTCGACGACGGTCCGGCGGCAGGCCGGTTCCTCGCTGAGCCGCCCGCCGCCGGGGCACTCGTCGCTCTCGACGGAGAGGCGGTCGGCATCGAACGTCGACTCACAGCGACAGTCCTCCTCCGATGACAGCAGTCGGGCGAACACGGGGCGTCTGGCCGCGCGTTCGTATATAAACCCTCTCCCGGCCGACCCGGAGCCGAACCACGGCGGCCCCGTCGGTCCGAACCAACGCTAGCCGGACTCGCGCTCGATCGGTGAGGATCGCCGGGTCGTCGATGCGGACCGGGACCGCGACATCGATTGTCACGTTACGGCCGACAGAGGACTCCCACCGCAGGCTGTCGTCCGCGATCCGGAGCCGACCGGGCTCGGCGAACGTCGGCTCGGGCGGTTCGAGTGCGACGGTCGTCGCGGCCGGATCCCGCCCTGGCGCGACGGGATCGTTCTCGGCCGCGAGCCGTTCGGCGGCGTCGCGCAGCCGTTCGAGCTCCTCGGTGGCGAGCGCGGCGCTTCGCTCCCGGTCGGCGTGCTCGACGCTCGGCATCACGAGGCCGAATATCGCCGCAGCCAACGCGACGGCGAGGACGACGCGGATCACAACCGTTCGCGAAGCCGTTCGAGGGGCGTCGGGCGGTCGCTGGACCGGCCGTCGGCCGCGGACGCCGAGGCCTCTCCGGACTCGACGTCCGGTTCGGACCCGAACACCGGGGCAGGATCGGACCTGCCGGCGTCTTCGCCGCCGCCATCGGGGGCCGAGCCGGCACCGTGGCGGAACCGGCCTGGGGCGACGTTTCGCTCGACGGCTTCGGCCTTCCGGAGAGCGCGGTCGGCCCGCAGTTCGATCTCCTCGTTGACCGCCCGGACGGACCCGACGTAGCCGCGCAACGCCTGTACCGCCGCCTCGAGTTCGACGACCCGCGACTCCAGCTCGTCGATCCGGTTGGCCCGCTCGATCGGTTCCTCCTCCGAGAGCGCCCGTTCGACGGCTTCGAGCCGCCGCTTGAGCGTCTCGCGGTCGTGGTCGATCCCGGCCGGGGACGGATCGCCGTCAGTCGAGGGGGGATCGCGGTCGGTGTTGGTCGGGGGCATACCGCGAGCTGGCTCGCCATCGTTTATAAACCACCGGGCGTGACATCCTCCCCGCCGTGAACGGCGGGGCTTCCCACACGGTGAGAATCCGGTAGGCAGGTTTCAGTCCGAAAACGCCGAGAGCGTCATCTGTCCGGTTCTCGGACTCGTCTCTCGGTGAACTGTGGCGCTGTCACAGGCGCTCCTATCCCGAGGCGAGTCATCGCGTCCGGGTTCCCAACGGACGCTTTCTCCCCACGGGTTAGCGCGACCGGCGATGTTCGCCGCCGCGTTGATGTCTGCTTGGAACTCCGATACGTGGCAGTCCTCGTGCGGACACACAAACTCCGCTTGCTGACTCCGCCGGCCGAGACGACCGCAGGCGTGGCACGTCTGCGAGGTGTACGCCGCGTTGACGTACTCGACGCGAATCCCTGCCTCGGCCGCTTTGTCTTCGATTCGGCCCTGTAGCCGGGCAAACGCCCATGAGTGCAAACGCCGATTCATGAGTTTGCCGTAATCCAGCGATTCGCGGATGTACGACAGGTCTTCGAGAACGATAACGGGATTCTCGAAGGACTCGGCGTACTCGACGGCCTGCCGAGACGCTTTCTCGACGATATCTGTGAGCGCGTTCTGGTAGTGGTCGAATCGCTCGTCGATCCGCCACTCCGAAGCATCGCGCTCTTGAAGCCGTTGCAGTGTGGTGTGCATTTCTTTGCGGAGGTGTCGCGCTCGACTGCCGCTGACGAGCATCGGCTTCCGTGGTGCGTCGCGTTTGAGGGCACAGCCCGTGATCAACGCGCTCTCACCGACGTCGAAACCGATGTATGTCTCGTCGTCCGAGTCGGTCGGTTCTTCGACCGGGTATTCGACGGTGACGTGCAACTCCCACGACGTGCGGTGTCGCTGTAGCCGTAGTTCGCCCGCCTTCGCGTCCTCGGAGAGCAGGTCGAACCACAGAGATTCCTGCTCGGGGTTGATCCGAAGCGGAATCCAGAAGTTCGTCCCGCGTCCAGGTTGCGGGGCCTGCCACACGAAACCGTGTTCGCGCTCGTCGGAGTAGTCGAACGTCGCGGCCCGGTTGACGAGTCGAAGCGGATGCTCGTCGTCCAACTCTTCGGTGTTGTACGTCGAGCGGAGTTTCGGGACGTAAGATTTGAGCGCGTCTTTGGCTTGATACGGCAGGTCGTAGGGCGTCACAACGTCGTTGACGGCAGACATTGTGTCGGCCCTGTTGTCGAAGGCGTCGTGGAGTGCTTCGCGGTAGGTGTCCAAGAGTCGTTGTAAGCGTTGCTCTTTGCCCGTGGTGGGCGTTGCGAGCGTGGCCTGTAGCGTCTTCGTCACCGTCTCGGACACAGTGCTACAATAGTGTTAGTCACAATTAACACCGTCGGTCACAAACCATGAGACGTGAAGAACATCAACATCGAGGTAGGCGAAGAACAGTACGAGAGCCTGAAAGAAACGAAGAAGCACCACGGACTGACGTGGCGAGGGATGCTACTCCACGCGCAACGGGAGTTGGATTCCGACCGAGCCACCGAGTAGCGGTCAGTCAGCACCGTGTCGCATTCCCTCCCGGCTTAAAGACCGGGATTCCCTGCTTGAATTAAGATGGCTGTTCTTTATGAGGATTCGCTCGGGAACAGTACTCACGCCGAAAGACCCGCTGGTCATCTGGGCGGTCCGACCCTTTGGGGAAGCGCAACCACCGGGCGAACACGGAACTCTCGATATATATGGGAAAACAACTCGAGCGCGACCTCGGTCTCGCATCGGTAACGGCCATCAGCATCGGTGCAATGGTCGGGAGTGGTATCTTCATCCTGCCGGGGTTGGCAATGGAGATGGCGGGGCCGGCGGTCATCTTCGCGTATTTTCTCGCCGGCGTGTTGGTGTTGCCGGCGGCGTTGAGCAAATCCGAAATGGCGACGGCGATGCCGGAGGCCGGCGGAACCTACCTCTATATCGAGCGGGCGATGGGGCCGCTGTTCGGAACTATTGCCGGCGTCGGGACGTGGTTCTCGCTGACGTTCAAAGGAGCGCTGGCGCTGGTCGGGGGCGCGCCCTACCTGGTGTTGCTGTTGGACATCCCAGTGACACCGCTCGCGCTGACGGTCGCCGCCCTGTTGATCCTTCTGAACATCGTCGGTGCGAAACAGACCGGTCGGATGCAGGTCGCGATCGTCGCGGTGATGCTCGCGGTGATGGTCTGGTTCATCGTCGCCGGTGCGCCCAGCGTCGAGAGCGCCCGCTACGACAACTTCTTCGACAGCGGGCTCGAGGGGATCCTCGGGGCGACCGGCTTCGTCTTCGTCTCCTACGCCGGCGTCACAAAGATCGCGAGTGTCGCCGAGGAGGTCGAAAACCCCGACCGGAACCTCCCCCTGGGCATTCTCGGCTCGCTTATCATCACTGCCGGGATCTACGTCGCCATTGTCACCGTCATGGTCGGCGTCGCAGATCAAGCCGACCTGACGAACACGGAGACGCCGATGGAACTCGCCGCCGGCAACGCGCTGCCGGCCATTGGAATTACGGCGGTCATCGTCGCAGCGCTGTTGGCGCTGGTCAGCACCGCCAACGCGGGGATTCTCTCCTCCTCACGGTATCCCTTTGCGATGAGTCGGGACGGACTGGCTCCCACCGTCTTCGAGACCGTCAGCGAACGGTTCGAAACGCCGGTGAACGCGATTACGATCACCGGCGGTGTGTTGCTCGTCCTCATCGCCTTCGTCCCGATCGACGATATCGCCAAACTCGCCAGCGCGTTCAAAATCCTGGTGTTCATCCTGATTAACGTCGCCCTCATCGCTTTCCGGCAGGGGTCGATCGAAGCCTACGATCCCAGTTTCAAATCACCGCTGTACCCCGTGCCTCAATTGGTCGGTATCATCGGCGGGGCCGTCCTCCTGCGGTATATTGGCTTTGTCCCGCTGGTCGGGGCTGTCCTCATCACTGTCGGGTCGATGGCGTGGTACTATTTTTTCGTCTACCGCCGGGGCGGAGTTGGCCGCGAGGGAGCCATGACCGACGCAGTTCGCCGCAGCGTCGGGCGAGACGTGGTCGATCAGACCGAATCCGAAGTCGAGGTCGATAGCAACGAGGTGCTCGTGGCGGTCA
The genomic region above belongs to Natronomonas moolapensis 8.8.11 and contains:
- a CDS encoding RNA-guided endonuclease TnpB family protein, giving the protein MSETVTKTLQATLATPTTGKEQRLQRLLDTYREALHDAFDNRADTMSAVNDVVTPYDLPYQAKDALKSYVPKLRSTYNTEELDDEHPLRLVNRAATFDYSDEREHGFVWQAPQPGRGTNFWIPLRINPEQESLWFDLLSEDAKAGELRLQRHRTSWELHVTVEYPVEEPTDSDDETYIGFDVGESALITGCALKRDAPRKPMLVSGSRARHLRKEMHTTLQRLQERDASEWRIDERFDHYQNALTDIVEKASRQAVEYAESFENPVIVLEDLSYIRESLDYGKLMNRRLHSWAFARLQGRIEDKAAEAGIRVEYVNAAYTSQTCHACGRLGRRSQQAEFVCPHEDCHVSEFQADINAAANIAGRANPWGESVRWEPGRDDSPRDRSACDSATVHRETSPRTGQMTLSAFSD
- a CDS encoding DUF7311 family protein — encoded protein: MIRVVLAVALAAAIFGLVMPSVEHADRERSAALATEELERLRDAAERLAAENDPVAPGRDPAATTVALEPPEPTFAEPGRLRIADDSLRWESSVGRNVTIDVAVPVRIDDPAILTDRARVRLALVRTDGAAVVRLRVGRERVYIRTRGQTPRVRPTAVIGGGLSL
- a CDS encoding ATPase, T2SS/T4P/T4SS family, whose translation is MFARLLSSEEDCRCESTFDADRLSVESDECPGGGRLSEEPACRRTVVEALERRDVESVRTRSDGFERAYEDGAAGFLVAAGRFADAASFHDEALADRARADPLGAAQAAAGRNGPVAELVAQTGLAAFLGSDYRTALRPQIGPTVAESRVATRPPVGATLRDRYELETGAVVRRYEATEMGTYHLTPAEHRLDPADTATLAAAHGRLARGAIEGGERAPARAVRSVADPGQPVETLTAALGKHTRGLGVLEDCFADPDVTDAFATAPVTENPIRVRCGGETLRTNVRLTEDGVAALSSRFRRSSGRAFSQASPTLDATADAGGRRVRIAGVTDPVSDGTGFTFRAHDEEAFRIADLVDNGTLPASIAAFLSVTTKRGAATLLAGSRGAGKTTLLGALLWEIPPDVRTVAIEDTPELPVSELQSDGRDVQPLRVTTGDGASITATEALRTALRLGDGALVVGEVRGEEAKVLYEAMRVGAADGTVLGTIHGGGGESVKERVVTDLGVAESAFADTDLVVTLEAYEDGGSRRRRVRAIESVRRSPDGVGFELLYDADSRTLRVADSRLLEELSTPTETAADVESAIHNRTAELEV
- a CDS encoding DUF7310 family coiled-coil domain-containing protein: MPPTNTDRDPPSTDGDPSPAGIDHDRETLKRRLEAVERALSEEEPIERANRIDELESRVVELEAAVQALRGYVGSVRAVNEEIELRADRALRKAEAVERNVAPGRFRHGAGSAPDGGGEDAGRSDPAPVFGSEPDVESGEASASAADGRSSDRPTPLERLRERL
- a CDS encoding amino acid permease; translation: MGKQLERDLGLASVTAISIGAMVGSGIFILPGLAMEMAGPAVIFAYFLAGVLVLPAALSKSEMATAMPEAGGTYLYIERAMGPLFGTIAGVGTWFSLTFKGALALVGGAPYLVLLLDIPVTPLALTVAALLILLNIVGAKQTGRMQVAIVAVMLAVMVWFIVAGAPSVESARYDNFFDSGLEGILGATGFVFVSYAGVTKIASVAEEVENPDRNLPLGILGSLIITAGIYVAIVTVMVGVADQADLTNTETPMELAAGNALPAIGITAVIVAALLALVSTANAGILSSSRYPFAMSRDGLAPTVFETVSERFETPVNAITITGGVLLVLIAFVPIDDIAKLASAFKILVFILINVALIAFRQGSIEAYDPSFKSPLYPVPQLVGIIGGAVLLRYIGFVPLVGAVLITVGSMAWYYFFVYRRGGVGREGAMTDAVRRSVGRDVVDQTESEVEVDSNEVLVAVTDRTPPDTERSLIDLAVDFARTREGGVRVAQFDEVPDQTPLPQSADSLTEADQAFEARMADRATDSEISIRYGEVVSHDTRHAIVNYAADVEADTLLIERSSGRDTLLGSDTDWIEEHAPCDVIEVTDLHYDTASHIGVVTDEGPFDPPKVGLTDALAMAVDGTVTFYFPMPVDAPESRRNTVEDYLSELADLCEAPVETKIIEPGTDDAMERAARESDVLIVSGVQRGLTDRLFGRASRVTAGSKHGTLVVYGASRPGRVRGAIERRLF